Proteins encoded together in one Mannheimia haemolytica window:
- the kamA gene encoding L-lysine 2,3-aminomutase, which yields MQPIQIKPLWLTELAQAFNNSIDLLQFLELNPNDFEGDIAARKLFALRVPRAFAEKMEKGNPNDPLFLQAMSSQAEFIEAEGFVVDPLEEQQSPAPNILHKYHNRLLFMLKNSCAINCRYCFRRHFPYEEVKSGKAVWQQGLTYIAEHPELEEVILSGGDPLMAKDQELDWILTQLEQISHIKTLRIHSRLPVVIPNRITTELCERLSKSRLNVVLVTHINHANEIDAVFANKMAQLKKAGVVLLNQSVMLKGINDNAQTLKRLSDKLFEYGILPYYLHLFDKVAGASHFYIEDEQAGEIYRELQRITSGYLVPKLAREIAKEPNKTLKG from the coding sequence ATGCAACCAATTCAAATCAAACCTCTTTGGCTAACCGAACTGGCTCAAGCCTTTAATAACTCTATCGACTTATTGCAATTTCTTGAACTCAATCCAAATGATTTTGAGGGCGATATAGCTGCCCGTAAATTATTTGCTCTTCGAGTGCCAAGAGCATTTGCCGAAAAAATGGAAAAGGGTAATCCGAACGATCCGCTTTTTTTGCAAGCAATGTCGTCACAGGCGGAATTTATTGAGGCAGAGGGGTTTGTGGTAGATCCATTGGAAGAGCAACAAAGCCCGGCACCGAATATTTTACATAAATACCACAACCGTTTGTTATTTATGCTTAAAAACAGTTGTGCGATTAACTGCCGTTACTGTTTCCGCCGTCATTTCCCTTATGAGGAAGTGAAAAGTGGTAAAGCTGTGTGGCAACAGGGACTAACTTATATTGCTGAGCATCCCGAGCTGGAGGAAGTGATTCTGTCCGGTGGTGATCCGCTAATGGCAAAAGATCAGGAATTAGATTGGATATTAACGCAATTAGAGCAGATTTCGCATATCAAAACCCTGCGTATTCATTCACGCTTGCCGGTCGTTATTCCCAATCGAATTACGACAGAATTATGTGAACGGTTATCAAAATCTCGCTTGAATGTGGTGTTGGTTACCCATATTAATCACGCCAATGAAATTGATGCTGTTTTTGCGAACAAAATGGCTCAACTGAAAAAAGCTGGCGTTGTACTGCTGAATCAATCAGTGATGTTAAAAGGGATAAATGATAATGCTCAAACTTTAAAAAGGTTAAGTGATAAACTTTTTGAATATGGGATTTTGCCTTACTATTTGCATTTATTTGATAAAGTGGCAGGGGCGAGCCATTTCTATATTGAAGATGAACAGGCTGGTGAGATTTACCGAGAATTACAGCGTATCACTTCAGGCTATCTTGTGCCAAAGCTGGCAAGAGAAATAGCGAAAGAGCCAAATAAAACCTTGAAAGGCTAG
- the qorB gene encoding Quinone oxidoreductase 2, with the protein MKQILILGASGSLANVVIPELLKDDNVQLTLFVRRPQSVAKFKNKRVKIVQGDVLDFNALTQVMQGIDAVYAGLAGNLKPMAENVVKAMNEAQVKRLVWISSMGIYGETGEDHGAILEPYRQSAAVIEASELDYTVVRPGWFTNGSEVQYQLTHKGEAFKGHSVSRKSIADFVAHILRENIEIRESVGIAA; encoded by the coding sequence ATGAAACAAATCTTAATTTTAGGAGCAAGCGGTAGCCTTGCGAATGTCGTTATTCCTGAACTTCTAAAAGATGATAATGTGCAATTAACTCTTTTCGTCCGTCGTCCACAGTCGGTAGCGAAATTTAAAAATAAACGCGTCAAAATCGTACAAGGCGATGTGTTGGATTTCAACGCATTAACCCAAGTGATGCAAGGCATTGATGCCGTTTACGCCGGGCTTGCCGGCAACTTAAAACCGATGGCAGAAAATGTAGTTAAAGCAATGAATGAAGCCCAAGTAAAACGCTTGGTTTGGATTAGCTCAATGGGGATTTACGGCGAAACCGGCGAAGATCACGGGGCAATTTTAGAGCCTTACCGCCAATCGGCAGCCGTGATTGAAGCCTCCGAGTTGGATTATACCGTTGTCCGCCCGGGCTGGTTTACCAACGGTTCGGAAGTGCAATATCAACTGACTCACAAAGGCGAAGCATTCAAAGGGCACAGCGTTTCCCGCAAATCCATTGCCGATTTTGTAGCTCACATTTTGCGTGAAAACATTGAAATCCGTGAAAGTGTTGGTATTGCAGCCTAA
- the dmlR_3 gene encoding D-malate degradation protein R, which translates to MKENLNDLRAFLLVAQTSSFTKAAAQMGVSQSALSHSIRGIEERLQIKLFHRTTRSISTTEAGERLYQRLLPLFDEIDQEVNGLSEFRNALKGTLRINGNEHVFRDVLADKFAEFAKRYPEVALELVAEDRFVDIVAERFDAGIRLGADVAKDMIALRISPDVKMAAAASPDYLAQHGTPKTPFDLTEHYCLKHRLATLGGILAWEFRDPITKKIVKFQPQGNLTANNGFLLQHYAKQGLGILWSPQDSIQTDLDNGSLVPILTDWAMQYEGYHLYYPNRRQHSPLLKALIDLLRG; encoded by the coding sequence ATGAAAGAAAACCTCAACGATTTAAGAGCCTTTTTACTGGTAGCACAAACGAGCAGTTTTACCAAAGCAGCAGCACAGATGGGCGTGTCGCAGTCGGCGTTGTCGCATAGCATTCGGGGGATTGAAGAGCGGTTGCAAATCAAGCTGTTTCATCGCACTACCCGTAGCATTTCAACCACCGAGGCAGGGGAGAGGCTGTATCAACGGCTGTTACCGCTGTTTGATGAAATCGACCAAGAAGTGAACGGGCTGAGTGAGTTTCGCAATGCGTTAAAAGGCACACTGAGAATTAACGGCAACGAACACGTTTTTCGTGATGTGCTGGCAGATAAATTCGCTGAGTTTGCCAAACGTTACCCTGAAGTAGCATTGGAACTGGTGGCGGAAGATCGCTTTGTAGATATTGTCGCCGAGCGTTTTGATGCCGGCATTCGGCTAGGGGCAGATGTAGCGAAAGATATGATTGCGTTACGCATTTCGCCTGATGTGAAAATGGCCGCTGCTGCCAGCCCTGACTATTTGGCACAACACGGCACGCCGAAAACGCCCTTTGATTTAACCGAACACTATTGCCTTAAACATCGCCTTGCCACACTGGGCGGTATTCTGGCGTGGGAATTTCGGGATCCGATCACCAAGAAAATCGTCAAATTCCAACCACAGGGCAATCTTACTGCCAACAACGGCTTCTTGCTGCAACACTATGCCAAGCAAGGCTTAGGTATTCTTTGGAGTCCGCAAGACAGTATTCAAACTGATTTGGATAACGGCAGCCTTGTGCCGATTCTAACCGACTGGGCAATGCAGTATGAAGGCTATCATCTCTATTACCCCAACCGCCGCCAGCATTCGCCTTTGCTGAAAGCGTTAATTGATTTACTGAGGGGATAG
- the glnS gene encoding Glutamine--tRNA ligase encodes MSEEILTAETGTRANFITHIIDEDLANGKHNNVYTRFPPEPNGYLHIGHAKSICLNFGIAQDYNGLCNLRFDDTNPVKEDVEYVDSIKQDVEWLGFKWEGEPRYASDYFDQLYGYAIELINKGLAYVDELSPDEMREYRGTLTEPGKNSPYRDRSVEENLALFEKMKNGEFAEGKACLRAKIDMASPFIVMRDPVLYRVKFAHHHQTGDKWCIYPMYDFTHCISDAIERITHSLCTLEFQDNRRLYDWVLDNISIERPLPHQYEFSRLNLEGTLTSKRKLLKLVTDGIVDGWNDPRMPTISGLRRRGYTPASLREFCRRIGVTKQDNVVEYSALEACIREDLNENAPRAMAVINPVRVVIENFGEKEILKAPNHPNRPELGERDLPFTRELYIDEADFREEANKQYKRLVLGKEVRLRNAYVIKAERVEKDASGRISTIFCTYDSDTLGKNPADGRKVKGVIHWVSAEDNKPAEFRIYDRLFTVPNPGAEEDINAVLNPESLVVKHGFVEPSLAHAKPEQGYQFEREGYYCLDSKDGSAENLVFNLTVSLKESVAF; translated from the coding sequence ATGAGCGAAGAAATTTTAACGGCAGAAACAGGCACTCGAGCCAATTTTATTACCCACATTATTGATGAAGATTTAGCAAACGGAAAGCACAACAACGTTTACACTCGTTTTCCACCTGAACCAAACGGTTATTTGCATATCGGCCACGCTAAATCGATCTGCTTAAACTTTGGTATCGCTCAAGATTATAACGGTTTATGCAACTTACGTTTTGATGATACCAACCCGGTTAAAGAAGACGTAGAGTATGTAGATTCAATTAAACAAGATGTGGAATGGCTAGGTTTTAAATGGGAGGGCGAGCCTCGTTATGCTTCAGACTATTTTGACCAGCTTTATGGCTATGCGATTGAGTTAATCAACAAAGGATTAGCCTATGTTGATGAATTATCGCCTGATGAAATGCGTGAATATCGTGGAACTTTAACCGAGCCGGGCAAAAACAGCCCTTACCGTGATCGTAGCGTGGAAGAAAACTTAGCGTTATTCGAAAAAATGAAAAACGGAGAGTTTGCCGAAGGAAAAGCCTGCTTGAGAGCTAAAATTGATATGGCGTCCCCGTTTATTGTGATGCGAGACCCTGTACTTTACCGTGTAAAATTTGCTCACCATCACCAAACCGGTGATAAATGGTGCATCTACCCGATGTATGATTTTACCCACTGCATTTCTGATGCGATTGAGCGAATCACACACTCACTATGTACGTTAGAATTCCAAGATAACCGCCGCCTATATGATTGGGTGCTGGACAATATTTCGATTGAAAGACCATTACCGCACCAATACGAATTTTCACGTTTGAATTTAGAAGGCACTTTAACCTCTAAGCGTAAATTATTAAAATTAGTCACGGACGGCATTGTTGATGGTTGGAATGACCCTCGTATGCCAACCATTTCCGGCCTACGCCGCCGTGGTTATACCCCAGCGTCTTTACGTGAATTTTGTCGCCGTATTGGGGTTACAAAGCAAGATAACGTGGTTGAATACTCTGCACTTGAGGCCTGTATTCGTGAAGATTTAAATGAAAACGCACCACGAGCGATGGCCGTGATTAACCCTGTCCGAGTAGTGATTGAAAACTTCGGCGAAAAGGAAATCTTAAAAGCCCCTAATCACCCAAATCGTCCGGAGCTTGGCGAGCGTGATTTACCATTCACCCGTGAGCTTTATATTGATGAAGCAGACTTCCGTGAAGAAGCCAATAAGCAATATAAACGCTTGGTCTTAGGCAAAGAAGTACGTTTACGCAATGCCTATGTGATTAAAGCTGAGCGTGTGGAAAAAGATGCAAGCGGTCGAATTTCAACTATTTTTTGCACATACGACTCGGACACATTAGGCAAAAATCCGGCTGATGGTCGCAAAGTAAAAGGTGTGATTCATTGGGTATCTGCGGAAGATAACAAACCGGCAGAGTTCCGCATTTACGACCGTTTATTTACTGTGCCAAACCCGGGGGCGGAAGAAGACATCAATGCGGTGCTAAATCCTGAATCATTAGTGGTTAAGCACGGTTTTGTTGAGCCAAGTTTAGCACACGCCAAACCGGAACAAGGCTACCAATTCGAGCGTGAGGGTTACTACTGCTTAGACAGCAAAGACGGCTCTGCGGAGAATTTAGTTTTCAATTTAACCGTCAGCTTAAAAGAAAGCGTAGCGTTCTAA
- the gdhA gene encoding NADP-specific glutamate dehydrogenase, whose product MSDLNALFQKIKQRDPNQAPFHQAVEEVFGSLAPFLAKNPKYTQQGLLERIVEPERVISFRVTWVDDKGQVQVNRGYRVQMNSAIGPYKGGIRFHPTVDLGVLKFLAFEQVFKNALTTLPMGGGKGGSDFDPKGKSDAEVMRFCQAFMSELYRHIGADTDVPAGDIGVGGREIGYMFGQYKKLRNEFTSVLTGKSLTWGGSLIRPEATGYGAVYFAESMLATKCQQIEGKSVVISGSGNVAQYAAEKVIQKGGKVLTVSDSNGYVLFPESGMTEAQLQALLELKNERRERLSVYAQEEGLKYFDGQKPWGVKCDIALPCATQNELDTEDAKELVKNGCICVAEGANMPTTLGGVEVFIGAKILYAPGKAANAGGVATSGLEMSQNAIRLSWSREEVDQRLFNIMKAIHENCVENGTEADGFVNYVNGANIAGFKKVANAMLEQGIV is encoded by the coding sequence ATGAGCGACTTAAACGCACTTTTTCAAAAAATCAAACAACGTGATCCGAACCAAGCACCTTTCCACCAAGCGGTTGAAGAAGTGTTCGGTAGCCTTGCCCCATTTTTAGCCAAAAATCCAAAATATACCCAACAAGGTTTATTAGAGCGTATTGTTGAGCCTGAGCGTGTCATTAGTTTCCGTGTAACTTGGGTGGACGATAAAGGGCAGGTGCAGGTAAACCGTGGCTATCGTGTACAGATGAATTCGGCAATCGGCCCGTATAAAGGTGGTATCCGTTTCCACCCAACTGTGGACTTGGGCGTACTGAAATTCTTAGCCTTTGAACAAGTATTCAAAAATGCGTTAACGACATTGCCAATGGGCGGTGGTAAAGGTGGTTCAGACTTTGACCCGAAAGGCAAATCTGATGCCGAAGTAATGCGTTTCTGCCAAGCATTTATGAGCGAGTTATATCGCCACATTGGTGCGGATACTGACGTACCGGCAGGTGATATCGGCGTGGGTGGTCGTGAAATTGGCTATATGTTCGGTCAATACAAAAAATTACGCAATGAGTTTACGTCAGTATTAACCGGTAAATCGCTTACTTGGGGCGGTAGCTTGATTCGTCCGGAAGCAACAGGTTATGGTGCGGTGTATTTCGCAGAATCTATGTTAGCGACTAAATGTCAGCAGATTGAAGGTAAATCAGTGGTGATTTCCGGTTCAGGTAACGTGGCACAATATGCGGCTGAAAAAGTAATTCAAAAAGGCGGTAAAGTATTAACGGTTTCAGATTCTAACGGCTATGTATTATTCCCTGAATCCGGTATGACAGAAGCACAATTACAAGCATTATTAGAGCTTAAAAACGAACGCCGTGAACGTTTATCTGTATATGCACAAGAAGAAGGCTTAAAATACTTTGACGGTCAAAAACCGTGGGGCGTGAAATGTGACATCGCTTTACCTTGTGCAACTCAAAACGAATTAGATACCGAAGATGCTAAAGAGTTAGTGAAAAACGGCTGTATTTGTGTGGCAGAAGGTGCGAATATGCCAACGACATTAGGTGGTGTTGAAGTGTTTATCGGTGCGAAAATCCTTTATGCACCGGGTAAAGCCGCTAACGCAGGTGGTGTAGCAACTTCAGGTTTAGAAATGAGCCAAAATGCAATTCGTTTATCTTGGAGCCGTGAAGAAGTGGATCAACGCTTATTCAACATTATGAAAGCAATCCACGAAAACTGCGTAGAAAACGGTACTGAAGCAGATGGTTTCGTAAACTATGTAAACGGTGCAAACATTGCAGGCTTTAAAAAAGTGGCAAATGCGATGTTAGAACAAGGTATTGTTTAA
- the asnS gene encoding Asparagine--tRNA ligase → MSKFPTISEILSGKVAVGEEATVRGWVRTRRDSKAGLSFLSVYDGSCFDPIQAIINNDLPNYNDEVLRLTAGCSVVVTGKVVESPAEGQAVELQASKVEVLGWVEDPDTYPMAAKRHSIEYLREVAHLRPRTNLIGAVARVRHCLAQAIHRFFHEQGFYWVATPVITASDTEGAGEMFRVSTLDLENLPRGENGKVDFNQDFFGKESFLTVSGQLNAETYACALSKVYTFGPTFRAENSNTTRHLAEFWMMEPEVAFADLNDNAKLAEDMLKYVFKAVLAERKDDMEFFVKHVDKDAISRLENFINSPFAQVDYTDAIEILLKSGKEFEFPVSWGIDLSSEHERFLAEEHFKSPVVVKNYPKDIKAFYMRLNDDGKTVAAMDVLAPEIGEIIGGSQREERLEVLDKRMNEMGLNPEDYWWYRDLRKYGTVPHSGFGLGFERLIVYVTGLQNIRDVIPFPRAPRNANF, encoded by the coding sequence ATGTCTAAATTTCCAACAATTTCGGAAATCCTATCCGGCAAAGTAGCGGTAGGTGAAGAAGCGACAGTGCGTGGTTGGGTGCGTACCCGCCGTGATTCAAAAGCCGGTTTATCATTCTTGAGCGTTTACGATGGTTCTTGCTTTGACCCAATTCAAGCGATTATTAATAACGATCTACCAAATTATAATGACGAAGTATTACGTTTAACCGCAGGTTGCTCTGTGGTGGTGACCGGTAAAGTTGTGGAATCTCCTGCTGAAGGTCAAGCCGTTGAATTACAAGCAAGTAAAGTGGAAGTGCTTGGTTGGGTGGAAGATCCTGACACCTACCCAATGGCAGCGAAACGCCACTCTATCGAATATTTACGTGAGGTTGCTCACCTACGCCCTCGTACGAACTTAATTGGTGCGGTTGCTCGTGTTCGCCACTGTTTAGCTCAAGCAATCCACCGTTTCTTCCACGAACAAGGTTTCTATTGGGTTGCTACACCTGTAATTACCGCTTCAGATACCGAAGGTGCAGGTGAAATGTTCCGTGTTTCTACACTGGATTTAGAAAATCTACCTCGTGGTGAAAACGGCAAAGTGGATTTTAACCAAGATTTCTTCGGTAAAGAATCGTTCTTAACTGTATCCGGTCAGTTAAATGCCGAAACTTATGCGTGTGCTTTAAGTAAAGTTTATACTTTCGGCCCGACATTCCGTGCAGAAAACTCAAACACTACCCGCCACTTAGCAGAATTTTGGATGATGGAGCCGGAAGTTGCTTTTGCCGACTTAAACGACAATGCAAAATTAGCCGAAGATATGCTGAAATATGTGTTTAAAGCAGTGCTTGCAGAACGTAAAGACGATATGGAGTTTTTCGTTAAACACGTGGATAAAGATGCGATTAGTCGTTTAGAAAACTTCATCAATTCGCCGTTTGCTCAAGTGGATTACACCGATGCGATTGAGATCTTATTGAAATCAGGCAAAGAATTTGAATTCCCTGTGTCTTGGGGGATCGACCTTTCCTCTGAACACGAGCGTTTCTTAGCCGAAGAACATTTTAAATCGCCGGTGGTCGTGAAAAACTATCCAAAAGATATTAAAGCCTTCTATATGCGTTTAAATGATGACGGCAAAACAGTTGCTGCAATGGACGTTTTAGCCCCGGAAATCGGTGAAATCATCGGTGGTTCTCAACGTGAAGAACGTTTAGAAGTATTAGATAAGCGTATGAATGAAATGGGCTTAAACCCTGAAGATTACTGGTGGTATCGTGATTTACGTAAATACGGTACGGTGCCTCACTCAGGTTTTGGTTTAGGTTTCGAGCGTTTAATCGTGTATGTGACCGGTTTACAAAACATTCGTGATGTAATCCCATTCCCTCGTGCTCCACGAAATGCAAACTTCTAA
- the sbcB gene encoding Exodeoxyribonuclease I: protein MSDKFSFFFYDYESFGVSPVLDRPAQFAGIRTDADFNIIGEPVMFFCKQTPDYLPSPEAVMVTGITPQQCNAEGVSEPEFAARIHAEFSRANTCTIGYNNIRYDDEMTRYTFFRNFYDPYEYSWKNGNSRWDLLDLVRACYALRPDGIEWPTDEAGMPSFKLENLTKANGIAHENAHDAMSDVYATIAMAKLIKQKQPKLFDFFFNLRSKKEVEKLIDTGEMTPLVHVSGMLGNYRGNTAWVVPLAWHPTNQNAVIVCDLSGDMNGLLTENAEVLRQRLYTKRDELAENELPVPLKLVHINKCPILAPAKTLLPENAERLGIDRALCLENLKTLKAQKSLVREKVIEIFNEERTFEPATNVETTLYDGFFSPADKNNMAILRTLPPEDLANHGLKFEDPRVEALLFHYRARHYPQTLSRAEQIKWQKHCNQQIEAKAEQFAQSIDDLFQQHHDNPAKVKLLENLTAYAELISQQQAVIYGQNVAKDEKLLSELNRVAEQPLDKTEKLKMLKELMK from the coding sequence ATGAGCGATAAATTCTCTTTTTTCTTTTACGATTATGAAAGTTTCGGCGTAAGTCCGGTGTTAGATCGTCCGGCACAATTTGCCGGTATTCGAACCGATGCGGATTTTAATATTATCGGTGAACCGGTAATGTTTTTTTGTAAGCAAACGCCGGATTATTTACCCAGCCCCGAAGCGGTGATGGTTACCGGGATTACACCGCAACAATGTAACGCTGAAGGTGTATCTGAGCCGGAATTTGCAGCCCGAATTCACGCTGAATTTAGCCGAGCGAATACTTGTACTATCGGTTATAACAATATTCGTTATGATGATGAGATGACCCGTTATACCTTCTTCCGCAATTTTTACGATCCTTATGAATATAGCTGGAAAAACGGCAATTCACGTTGGGATTTATTGGATTTAGTGCGTGCCTGCTATGCGTTACGACCTGATGGTATTGAGTGGCCAACAGACGAAGCGGGTATGCCGAGTTTTAAGTTGGAAAATCTTACCAAAGCCAATGGCATTGCTCACGAAAATGCACACGATGCGATGTCCGATGTATATGCCACCATTGCAATGGCAAAATTAATTAAGCAAAAACAGCCGAAACTGTTCGATTTTTTCTTTAATTTACGCAGTAAAAAAGAAGTGGAGAAGTTAATTGACACCGGCGAAATGACACCGCTTGTACACGTTTCCGGTATGCTGGGCAATTATCGGGGCAATACCGCTTGGGTTGTGCCGCTTGCTTGGCACCCAACTAACCAAAACGCCGTAATTGTGTGTGATTTATCGGGCGATATGAATGGTTTATTGACTGAAAATGCGGAGGTTTTACGCCAACGCTTATACACCAAACGAGATGAATTAGCCGAAAATGAGCTACCTGTGCCGTTAAAATTAGTGCATATCAATAAATGTCCGATTTTAGCACCGGCAAAAACCTTACTGCCTGAAAATGCAGAGCGTTTAGGCATAGACAGAGCTTTATGTTTGGAAAATTTGAAAACCTTAAAAGCACAGAAATCGCTCGTTCGGGAAAAAGTGATTGAAATTTTTAATGAAGAACGCACGTTTGAGCCGGCGACCAATGTAGAAACCACTTTGTATGATGGCTTTTTCTCGCCTGCGGATAAAAATAATATGGCGATTTTACGCACGCTACCGCCTGAAGATTTAGCCAACCACGGCTTGAAATTTGAAGATCCTCGAGTAGAGGCGTTACTATTCCATTACCGAGCAAGGCACTATCCACAAACACTCAGTCGAGCCGAGCAGATCAAATGGCAGAAACATTGCAACCAGCAAATTGAGGCAAAAGCCGAACAATTCGCCCAATCGATTGACGACTTGTTCCAACAACATCATGATAATCCGGCAAAGGTAAAATTATTGGAAAACTTGACCGCTTACGCAGAGCTGATTTCGCAACAACAAGCGGTCATTTATGGTCAAAATGTTGCAAAAGATGAAAAATTGCTGAGCGAGCTTAACAGAGTAGCGGAACAGCCTCTAGATAAAACCGAAAAGCTCAAGATGTTAAAAGAGTTGATGAAATGA
- the efp gene encoding Elongation factor P, translating to MASYSTNDFKKGLKFIQDGEPCVIVENEFVKPGKGQAFTRTKIRKLISGKVLEINFKSGTSVEAADVVDSNYNYSYSDGDFWYFMHPETFEQISVDEKALGDNVKWLVDNAECIVTLWNGSAIAVTPPNFVELEIVETDPGLKGDTAGTGGKPATLSTGAVVNVPLFVQIGEVIRVDTRSGEYVSRVK from the coding sequence ATGGCTAGCTACAGCACTAACGACTTTAAAAAAGGTTTAAAATTTATTCAAGATGGCGAACCTTGTGTAATCGTTGAAAACGAATTCGTAAAACCGGGTAAAGGTCAAGCATTTACCCGTACTAAAATCCGTAAATTAATCTCCGGTAAAGTATTAGAAATCAACTTCAAATCAGGCACTTCCGTTGAAGCGGCTGATGTAGTAGATTCTAACTACAACTACTCTTACAGCGATGGCGATTTCTGGTACTTTATGCACCCAGAAACCTTTGAACAAATCTCGGTAGATGAAAAAGCTTTAGGCGACAACGTAAAATGGTTGGTTGATAACGCAGAATGTATCGTTACTTTATGGAACGGTTCAGCGATTGCAGTCACACCACCAAACTTCGTTGAGTTAGAAATCGTTGAAACCGACCCGGGCTTAAAAGGCGATACCGCAGGTACAGGTGGTAAACCGGCAACATTAAGCACCGGTGCGGTGGTAAACGTACCTTTATTCGTTCAAATCGGTGAAGTTATCCGTGTGGATACCCGTTCAGGCGAATATGTTTCTCGCGTAAAATAA